In Thermodesulfobacteriota bacterium, one genomic interval encodes:
- the thiD gene encoding bifunctional hydroxymethylpyrimidine kinase/phosphomethylpyrimidine kinase, whose product MKRALTIAGSDSGGGAGIQADLKTFMAFGVHGMSVVTALTAQNTLGVQGIFDVSPDFVRKQIQSVMTDIGTDAAKTGMLANAAIVRAVAESVRKYKIPNLVVDPVMVAKSGDPLLTEEARKAIRDELLPLAEIITPNLFEAEALLERKVRTIDAMKEAARELAEFGCRWVVLKGGSMDIEGKAVDVLCDGEDLVLLTSPWMKSRNTQGTGCTFASAIAAGLAKGLPVPDAVRRAKEYVTEAIRSGPAIGGGHGPANHLAGVHSKW is encoded by the coding sequence ATGAAAAGGGCGCTGACCATCGCCGGGTCCGACAGCGGGGGAGGCGCCGGCATCCAGGCCGACCTGAAGACGTTCATGGCCTTCGGCGTCCACGGGATGTCCGTCGTCACCGCCCTCACGGCCCAGAACACGCTGGGCGTGCAGGGGATCTTCGACGTCTCCCCGGACTTCGTCCGGAAGCAGATCCAGAGCGTCATGACGGACATCGGGACCGACGCGGCGAAGACCGGGATGCTGGCGAACGCCGCGATCGTGCGGGCGGTGGCGGAATCGGTCCGCAAGTACAAGATCCCCAACCTCGTCGTCGACCCGGTGATGGTCGCCAAGAGCGGCGATCCGCTCCTGACGGAGGAGGCGCGCAAGGCGATCCGCGACGAGCTGCTCCCCCTGGCGGAGATCATCACCCCCAACCTTTTCGAGGCCGAAGCGCTGCTGGAGCGGAAGGTCCGCACCATCGACGCGATGAAGGAGGCCGCGCGGGAGCTGGCGGAATTCGGCTGCCGGTGGGTGGTCCTCAAAGGGGGAAGCATGGACATCGAGGGGAAAGCGGTCGATGTCCTTTGCGACGGGGAGGATCTGGTCCTGCTGACCTCGCCGTGGATGAAGTCCCGGAACACGCAGGGGACCGGCTGCACCTTCGCATCCGCCATCGCGGCGGGCCTTGCCAAGGGGCTCCCCGTTCCGGACGCCGTCCGGCGCGCCAAGGAATACGTCACCGAGGCCATCCGGAGCGGCCCCGCGATCGGCGGCGGCCACGGCCCTGCCAACCACCTGGCCGGGGTCCACAGCAAGTGGTGA